From Streptomyces sp. TLI_053, a single genomic window includes:
- a CDS encoding ABC transporter ATP-binding protein, whose translation MISTRGLTKRFRGGQLAVDGLDLSVPRGSVFGFLGPNGSGKTTTIRMLMGLIAPTSGVASVLGEPMPQSVSSVLPRVGALIEGPALYGFLPGRDNLARFDAADPTADPRTRQRRVAEALDRVGLTAAAGKKARAYSLGMKQRLGLASALLQPRELLVLDEPTNGLDPQGMREIRALIREVAAEGTTVFLSSHLLDEIEQVCTHAAVMSRGRLLVQGTVAELAARARGRLVVRTPDTHRAGEVLLAHKVTELRIAENRVDGELGALAEDALPGLCAALVAAEVRVHGFGVERGTLEDAFVALTGEGFDVAG comes from the coding sequence GTGATCAGCACCCGGGGCCTGACCAAGCGGTTCCGCGGCGGCCAGCTCGCCGTGGACGGGCTGGACCTGAGCGTGCCCCGGGGCTCGGTCTTCGGCTTCCTCGGGCCGAACGGCTCCGGCAAGACCACCACGATCCGGATGCTGATGGGGCTCATCGCCCCGACCTCCGGGGTCGCCTCGGTGCTCGGCGAGCCGATGCCGCAGTCGGTGTCCTCGGTGCTGCCCCGGGTCGGCGCGCTGATCGAGGGGCCCGCGCTGTACGGCTTCCTCCCCGGCCGGGACAACCTGGCCCGGTTCGACGCCGCCGACCCGACCGCCGACCCGCGGACCCGGCAGCGGCGGGTCGCCGAGGCCCTGGACCGGGTGGGTCTGACCGCCGCGGCCGGCAAGAAGGCCCGCGCCTACTCGCTGGGCATGAAGCAGCGGCTCGGCCTGGCCTCGGCACTGCTCCAGCCGCGCGAGCTGCTCGTCCTGGACGAGCCCACCAACGGCCTGGACCCGCAGGGCATGCGGGAGATCCGGGCCCTGATCCGCGAGGTCGCGGCCGAGGGCACCACGGTCTTCCTCTCCTCGCACCTGCTGGACGAGATCGAGCAGGTGTGCACCCATGCCGCCGTGATGTCGCGCGGCCGGCTGCTGGTGCAGGGCACCGTCGCCGAGCTGGCCGCCCGGGCCCGGGGCCGGCTGGTGGTGCGGACGCCCGACACCCACCGGGCGGGCGAGGTGCTGCTCGCGCACAAGGTCACCGAGCTCCGGATCGCCGAGAACCGGGTGGACGGCGAGCTGGGCGCGCTCGCCGAGGACGCGCTGCCCGGGCTGTGCGCGGCGCTGGTCGCGGCGGAGGTCCGGGTCCACGGCTTCGGCGTGGAGCGGGGCACATTGGAGGACGCCTTCGTGGCGCTGACCGGGGAGGGCTTCGATGTCGCGGGCTGA
- a CDS encoding DUF397 domain-containing protein, which yields MSTTFENRTSWRKSSHSGGNGACVEIRVPAADRVAVRDSKDPEGPQLSFSPEAWNAFAAAAGAGAFDSL from the coding sequence ATGAGCACCACCTTCGAGAACAGGACGAGCTGGCGCAAGAGCAGTCACAGCGGCGGCAACGGCGCGTGCGTGGAGATCAGGGTGCCGGCCGCCGACCGGGTGGCCGTCCGTGACTCCAAGGACCCGGAGGGACCGCAGCTGAGTTTCTCCCCCGAGGCCTGGAACGCGTTCGCCGCCGCCGCGGGTGCCGGAGCGTTCGACAGCCTCTGA
- a CDS encoding DUF2092 domain-containing protein, which translates to MTDDRATAGGGPADEWQDGAPYRSRRRTLVRVAVPLAVTAAIAAGVGLVPALADTSPPELPALTAEQVVAKVLGSQAQTLTGTVSLSADLGVPSQLLGAAAGGLAGGAPGGGSGGRSSGADPTAKLTGLLGGEHRLRVAVDGPDRQRIGLLEQLAGYEMIRNGDQVWTWDSSSNEAVHLTGARPDAKADGHPGKGPLTGVPTTPQEAAQQFLGASAGTTSVTVDGTVNVAGQKAYRLSVKPTGSGSTIGEVRIAVAADNGVPLSVVVRGTDGSTVLDVHFTDVSFAAPSAKTFEFTVPKGAKVTERKADSAPRAEVTPEEAKAAAEGLNVIGEGWTAVLSAELPADDVFVPAEGKGPRGKGGHGPGGGGKLQNPLALVKSLGKPVAGGSLISTKVLNVLVTDDGRVFAGAVTLPVLQSAAGVK; encoded by the coding sequence ATGACGGACGACAGGGCGACCGCGGGCGGCGGCCCGGCGGACGAGTGGCAGGACGGGGCTCCCTACCGGTCCCGCCGGCGCACGCTGGTACGCGTCGCGGTGCCGCTGGCGGTCACGGCCGCGATCGCCGCCGGGGTCGGGCTGGTACCGGCGCTGGCGGACACCTCGCCGCCGGAGCTGCCCGCGCTGACGGCGGAGCAGGTGGTGGCGAAGGTGCTCGGCTCCCAGGCGCAGACGCTGACCGGGACGGTGTCGCTCTCGGCGGACCTCGGTGTGCCGAGCCAGCTGCTGGGCGCCGCGGCCGGCGGCCTCGCCGGCGGCGCGCCGGGCGGCGGTTCCGGGGGCAGGTCCTCGGGCGCCGACCCGACGGCCAAGCTGACCGGGCTGCTCGGCGGCGAGCACCGGCTGCGGGTCGCGGTGGACGGGCCCGACCGGCAGCGGATCGGCCTGCTGGAGCAGCTGGCCGGCTACGAGATGATCCGCAACGGCGACCAGGTGTGGACCTGGGACAGCAGCAGCAACGAGGCCGTGCACCTGACCGGGGCCCGGCCGGACGCGAAGGCGGACGGCCACCCGGGCAAGGGCCCGCTGACCGGGGTGCCGACCACTCCGCAGGAGGCGGCGCAGCAGTTCCTGGGCGCGAGCGCGGGCACCACCTCGGTCACCGTGGACGGCACCGTGAACGTGGCCGGGCAGAAGGCCTACCGGCTGAGCGTGAAGCCGACCGGCTCCGGTTCGACGATCGGCGAGGTCCGGATCGCGGTGGCCGCCGACAACGGCGTGCCGCTGTCGGTCGTGGTCAGGGGGACGGACGGCAGCACCGTGCTGGACGTCCACTTCACCGATGTCTCGTTCGCGGCACCGTCCGCGAAGACCTTCGAGTTCACCGTGCCCAAGGGCGCCAAGGTGACGGAGCGCAAGGCCGACTCCGCGCCGCGCGCCGAGGTGACCCCGGAGGAGGCCAAGGCCGCCGCCGAGGGTCTGAACGTGATCGGCGAGGGCTGGACGGCGGTCCTCTCCGCCGAGCTGCCCGCCGACGACGTGTTCGTCCCGGCCGAGGGCAAGGGTCCGCGCGGCAAGGGCGGGCACGGCCCGGGCGGCGGTGGCAAGCTGCAGAACCCGCTCGCGCTGGTCAAGTCGCTCGGCAAGCCGGTCGCCGGTGGCTCGCTGATCAGCACCAAGGTGCTGAACGTGCTCGTCACCGACGACGGCCGGGTGTTCGCCGGTGCGGTGACCCTGCCGGTGCTGCAGAGTGCGGCCGGGGTGAAGTAG
- a CDS encoding glycosyltransferase family 39 protein yields the protein MTAGERWYGRSVRRAARVAGPATWLAPALVMLAVGGYRLGTPTLWRDEVATWTSAVRPLGELLRMLQHVDASNGAYYILLHGWIALFGDSVTMLRLPSVLAMAGAAAFTALTAARLFGGRVAGTCAGLLFATVPLVSRYAQEARSYALVTCAVAAATWFLLRALDRSTPWRWIAYGLAMAVAGAAHLVSLSALVGQAALVAPHLWAARGPDLRRLLVGLAAVLTAVVVAVLPVALLGRQQSERQLGWLARPSVDQLWHFGEPLFGSARVFDVFLVLAVLALVLPGRRGPALRLLLLAVLPVLAVWVLSRGTTSYFLDRYLLFTVPAWAALAGCGVGAVYAAVTAAAKPGRTNPELRAAGLVLAVGVVAVTGATALPRQSLVRYPGSHAQSKEPYQAVARLITAGYRPGDGLAVPIGGQAWSMVGPGVSYYLPDAIRPYPLFVASGAVPAGDLFPIPCPKPADCTGSGTRTWLVVLGDTADPLAEVPAGEAAALRSRFGPPQQVTPLGGMTLALLDGAGAGR from the coding sequence ATGACGGCGGGCGAGCGGTGGTACGGGAGATCCGTCCGCCGGGCGGCACGGGTGGCCGGGCCGGCGACCTGGCTGGCCCCGGCGCTGGTGATGCTGGCGGTCGGCGGCTACCGGCTGGGGACCCCGACCCTGTGGCGGGACGAGGTGGCGACCTGGACCTCCGCCGTCCGCCCGCTCGGTGAACTGCTGCGGATGCTGCAGCACGTCGACGCCAGCAACGGCGCCTACTACATCCTGCTGCACGGCTGGATCGCGCTGTTCGGCGACTCGGTGACGATGCTGCGGCTGCCGTCGGTGCTGGCCATGGCGGGCGCGGCCGCGTTCACCGCGCTGACCGCCGCACGGCTGTTCGGCGGCCGGGTCGCGGGCACCTGTGCCGGGCTCCTCTTCGCGACCGTGCCACTGGTCTCCCGGTACGCGCAGGAGGCCCGCTCCTACGCGCTGGTGACCTGCGCCGTCGCGGCCGCGACCTGGTTCCTGCTGCGCGCCCTGGACCGGTCGACGCCGTGGCGGTGGATCGCGTACGGCCTGGCGATGGCGGTGGCCGGCGCCGCGCACCTGGTCTCGCTGAGCGCTCTGGTCGGGCAGGCGGCCCTGGTCGCGCCGCACCTGTGGGCGGCCCGGGGTCCGGACCTGCGGCGGCTGCTCGTCGGCCTGGCGGCGGTGCTGACCGCCGTGGTGGTGGCGGTGCTGCCGGTCGCGCTCCTCGGCCGTCAGCAGTCGGAGCGGCAGCTGGGCTGGCTCGCCCGGCCGAGCGTGGACCAGCTGTGGCACTTCGGCGAGCCGCTGTTCGGCTCGGCCCGGGTGTTCGACGTCTTCCTGGTGCTGGCGGTGCTGGCCCTGGTGCTGCCCGGGCGGCGCGGTCCGGCGCTGCGGCTGCTGCTGCTCGCGGTGCTGCCGGTGCTGGCGGTCTGGGTGCTCTCGCGCGGCACCACCTCGTACTTCCTCGACCGGTACCTGCTGTTCACGGTCCCCGCCTGGGCCGCGCTGGCCGGCTGCGGGGTCGGCGCCGTGTACGCGGCCGTGACGGCGGCGGCCAAGCCCGGCCGGACCAATCCGGAGCTGCGGGCGGCGGGGCTGGTGCTCGCGGTCGGTGTGGTGGCGGTGACCGGGGCCACGGCGCTGCCCCGGCAGTCGCTGGTGCGCTACCCGGGATCGCACGCGCAGTCCAAGGAGCCGTACCAGGCGGTGGCCCGGCTGATCACCGCCGGCTACCGGCCCGGGGACGGGCTGGCCGTGCCGATCGGCGGCCAGGCCTGGTCGATGGTCGGCCCCGGTGTCTCCTACTACCTGCCGGACGCGATACGGCCGTACCCCCTGTTCGTGGCGAGCGGAGCCGTCCCGGCCGGGGACCTCTTCCCGATACCGTGCCCGAAGCCCGCGGACTGCACCGGGTCCGGGACCCGGACCTGGCTGGTCGTGCTGGGCGACACCGCCGATCCGCTCGCCGAGGTGCCCGCCGGCGAGGCGGCCGCCCTGCGGAGCCGGTTCGGCCCGCCGCAGCAGGTGACGCCGCTGGGCGGGATGACGCTCGCGCTGCTGGACGGCGCCGGCGCCGGCCGCTGA
- a CDS encoding bifunctional FO biosynthesis protein CofGH yields MDASNTPTANAMRRALRRARDGVALDATEAAVLLRARGEDLRDLCASAARVRDAGLEAAGRPGVITYSKSVFIPLTRLCRDKCHYCTFVTVPGKLRRAGHGMYMSPDEVLDVARRGAALGCKEALITLGDKPEDRWPEAREWLDAHGYDDTIAYVRAMSIRILEETGLLPHLNPGVLSWTDFQRLKPVSASMGMMLETTATRLWSEPGGPHHGSPDKEPAVRLRVLEDAGRSSVPFTSGLLIGIGETYEERAESLFALRRVSRAYHGIQELILQNFRAKPDTAMRGMPDAELDELVATVAVARHIMGPSACLQAPPNLVDGEYERLIGAGVDDWGGVSPLTPDHVNPERPWPQIDKLAERSAAAGFELRERLAVYPEYVRHGEPWLDPRVLPHVRALADPETGLARPDAVVTGRPWQEPEDLPESYGRTDLHSTIDTEGRTGDRRADFEDVYGDWEVLREQAASAAPGRTGAPERPDGEVRAALAVAADDPTRLTDEQALALFQADGPALDALCRIADAVRRDAVGDEVTYCVTRNINFTNVCYTGCRFCAFAQRRTDADAYSLSLDQVADRAAQAWEVGATEVCMQGGIHPDLPGTAYFDIARAVKERVPGIHVHAFSPMEVVNGATRTGLSIRDWLQRAKESGLDTIPGTAAEILDDEVRWVLTKGKLPAATWVEVVSTAHELGIRSSSTMMYGHVDTPAHWVGHLRLLAEIQQRTGGFTEFVTLPFIHTNAPVYLAGIARPGPTARDNRAVIAMARLLLHPHIPNIQTSWVKLGAEGAAEMLRSGANDLGGTLMEETISRMAGSAYGSYKSVRDLQAIAEAAGRPHRQRTTTYGEVPAERLAAALASDGHLPDLLPLVD; encoded by the coding sequence ATGGACGCATCCAACACTCCGACCGCCAACGCGATGCGCCGCGCCCTGCGCCGCGCCCGGGACGGTGTCGCGCTGGACGCGACCGAGGCGGCGGTCCTGCTCCGGGCCAGGGGCGAGGACCTGCGCGACCTCTGCGCCTCCGCCGCCCGGGTCCGCGACGCCGGCCTCGAAGCGGCCGGCCGCCCCGGCGTCATCACCTACTCCAAGAGTGTGTTCATCCCGCTCACCCGGCTCTGCCGGGACAAGTGCCACTACTGCACCTTCGTGACCGTCCCCGGGAAGCTCCGCCGGGCCGGCCACGGGATGTACATGTCCCCGGACGAGGTGCTGGACGTCGCCCGCAGGGGCGCCGCGCTCGGCTGCAAGGAAGCGCTCATCACCCTCGGCGACAAGCCCGAGGACCGCTGGCCCGAGGCCCGCGAGTGGTTGGACGCGCACGGCTACGACGACACGATCGCCTACGTCCGCGCCATGTCGATCCGGATCCTGGAGGAGACCGGGCTGCTCCCGCACCTCAACCCCGGGGTGCTGAGCTGGACCGACTTCCAGCGGCTCAAGCCGGTCTCCGCCTCGATGGGGATGATGCTGGAGACCACCGCCACCCGGCTCTGGAGCGAGCCCGGCGGCCCGCACCACGGTTCGCCCGACAAGGAGCCGGCCGTCCGGCTCCGGGTGCTGGAGGACGCCGGCCGCAGCTCGGTGCCGTTCACCAGCGGTCTGCTGATCGGCATCGGCGAGACGTACGAGGAGCGCGCCGAGTCGCTGTTCGCGCTGCGCCGGGTCTCCCGGGCCTACCACGGCATCCAGGAACTGATCCTGCAGAACTTCCGCGCCAAGCCGGACACCGCGATGCGCGGCATGCCGGACGCCGAGCTGGACGAGCTGGTCGCCACCGTCGCGGTGGCCCGGCACATCATGGGCCCCTCCGCCTGTCTGCAGGCCCCGCCGAACCTGGTGGACGGCGAGTACGAGCGACTGATCGGGGCCGGTGTCGACGACTGGGGCGGCGTCTCCCCGCTGACCCCCGACCACGTCAACCCGGAGCGCCCCTGGCCGCAGATCGACAAGCTGGCCGAGCGTTCGGCGGCGGCCGGCTTCGAGCTGCGCGAGCGGCTCGCCGTCTACCCCGAGTACGTGCGGCACGGCGAGCCCTGGCTGGACCCGCGGGTGCTGCCGCACGTCCGGGCACTGGCCGACCCGGAGACCGGGCTGGCCCGCCCGGACGCGGTGGTCACCGGACGTCCCTGGCAGGAGCCGGAGGACCTGCCGGAGTCCTACGGCCGCACCGATCTGCACAGCACCATCGACACCGAGGGCCGGACCGGTGACCGGCGGGCCGACTTCGAGGACGTCTACGGCGACTGGGAGGTGCTGCGGGAGCAGGCCGCCTCGGCCGCCCCGGGCCGGACCGGGGCCCCGGAGCGGCCGGACGGCGAGGTCAGGGCCGCCCTCGCGGTGGCGGCCGACGACCCGACCCGGCTCACCGACGAGCAGGCGCTGGCGCTGTTCCAGGCGGACGGCCCGGCCCTGGACGCGCTGTGCCGGATCGCCGACGCGGTCCGCCGGGACGCGGTCGGCGACGAGGTCACCTACTGCGTCACCCGGAACATCAACTTCACCAACGTCTGCTACACCGGCTGCCGGTTCTGCGCCTTCGCCCAGCGCCGCACCGACGCCGACGCCTACAGCCTCTCGCTGGACCAGGTCGCCGACCGGGCCGCGCAGGCCTGGGAGGTCGGGGCCACCGAGGTCTGCATGCAGGGCGGCATCCACCCGGATCTGCCCGGCACCGCCTACTTCGACATCGCCCGGGCGGTGAAGGAGCGGGTCCCGGGCATCCATGTGCACGCCTTCTCGCCGATGGAGGTGGTCAACGGCGCGACCCGGACCGGTCTGTCGATCCGGGACTGGCTGCAGCGGGCCAAGGAGTCCGGTCTGGACACCATCCCGGGCACGGCGGCCGAGATCCTGGACGACGAGGTCCGCTGGGTGCTCACCAAGGGCAAGCTGCCCGCCGCGACCTGGGTCGAGGTCGTCAGCACCGCGCACGAGCTGGGCATCCGCTCCTCCTCCACGATGATGTACGGGCACGTGGACACCCCCGCGCACTGGGTCGGCCACCTGCGGCTGCTTGCGGAGATCCAGCAGCGCACCGGGGGCTTCACCGAGTTCGTGACGCTGCCGTTCATCCACACCAACGCCCCGGTCTACCTGGCCGGGATCGCCCGGCCGGGACCGACCGCGCGGGACAACCGGGCGGTGATCGCGATGGCCCGGCTGCTGCTCCACCCGCACATCCCCAACATCCAGACCAGCTGGGTGAAGCTGGGCGCCGAGGGCGCGGCGGAGATGCTCCGCTCGGGCGCCAACGACCTCGGCGGCACGCTGATGGAGGAGACCATCTCGCGGATGGCCGGTTCGGCCTACGGCAGCTACAAGTCGGTCCGCGACCTCCAGGCGATCGCCGAGGCGGCCGGGCGGCCGCACCGCCAGCGGACCACGACCTACGGGGAGGTGCCGGCCGAGCGGCTGGCCGCCGCGCTGGCCTCGGACGGACACCTGCCGGACCTGCTGCCGCTGGTCGACTGA
- a CDS encoding ADP-ribosylglycohydrolase family protein — MPLWSRAQQQDFRSRVRGCLLGGAIGDALGAGVEFESLEKIRAVHGPLGVTGYVPAYGRLGAVTDDTQMVLFTLDGLIRAHIRRDTGSWHPPTDVHRAYLRWAVTQRDWGPDERRDDLGWLGREEWLYAQRAPGQACLSGLSGPGAERLGTLEAPKNPHSKGCGTVMRAAPFGLLTTWEPGLVFQLAVECSVLTHGHPTGYLSAGALAVIVQTVARGGTLEEGVHLALALLSERPAHEETTAALRAALDAVRAGEPSAERVEALGEGWVAEEALAIGVYCALVAHDVRSGLLLAVNHSGDSDSTGAVCGNLLGVLHGDTALPPGLVAGLEGRGALLELADDFVLELMHGPELHSRDTAEGAAWAARYPVLG, encoded by the coding sequence ATGCCACTGTGGTCCCGCGCCCAGCAGCAGGACTTCCGCAGCCGGGTGCGGGGATGCCTGCTCGGCGGCGCGATCGGTGACGCACTCGGCGCGGGCGTGGAGTTCGAGTCCCTGGAGAAGATCCGGGCCGTGCACGGCCCGCTCGGCGTCACGGGTTACGTCCCCGCGTACGGGCGGCTGGGCGCGGTCACCGACGACACCCAGATGGTGCTGTTCACCCTCGACGGGCTGATACGCGCCCACATCCGCCGGGACACCGGCAGCTGGCACCCGCCCACCGACGTCCACCGCGCCTATCTGCGCTGGGCCGTCACCCAGCGGGACTGGGGCCCCGACGAGCGCCGGGACGACCTCGGCTGGCTCGGCCGGGAGGAGTGGCTGTACGCGCAGCGGGCGCCGGGCCAGGCCTGCCTGTCCGGCCTCTCCGGTCCGGGCGCGGAGCGGCTGGGCACCCTGGAGGCGCCGAAGAACCCGCACTCCAAGGGCTGCGGCACGGTGATGCGGGCGGCGCCGTTCGGGCTGCTGACCACCTGGGAGCCGGGCCTGGTGTTCCAGCTGGCGGTGGAGTGCTCGGTACTGACCCACGGCCACCCCACCGGTTACCTCTCGGCCGGGGCGCTCGCGGTGATCGTCCAGACCGTGGCCCGGGGCGGCACCCTGGAGGAGGGCGTGCACCTGGCGCTCGCGCTGCTGTCGGAGCGGCCGGCGCACGAGGAGACCACGGCGGCCCTGCGGGCCGCGCTAGACGCGGTGCGGGCGGGGGAGCCGTCCGCCGAGCGGGTCGAGGCGCTGGGGGAGGGCTGGGTCGCCGAGGAGGCGCTGGCGATCGGGGTGTACTGCGCGCTGGTCGCGCACGACGTCCGGTCCGGGCTGCTGCTGGCGGTGAACCACTCGGGGGACAGCGACTCCACGGGTGCGGTCTGCGGCAACCTGCTCGGGGTGCTGCACGGTGACACCGCGCTGCCGCCCGGCCTGGTGGCGGGGCTCGAGGGGCGCGGGGCGCTGCTGGAGCTGGCCGACGACTTCGTGCTGGAGCTGATGCACGGGCCCGAGCTGCACAGCCGGGACACCGCGGAGGGCGCGGCCTGGGCGGCCCGTTACCCGGTGCTCGGCTGA
- a CDS encoding YhjD/YihY/BrkB family envelope integrity protein has protein sequence MSEQPSEQPPERRTPPPEGPAPRRTDRWKQRSTALAGSARELPQQVPLVGRALRQLLRVNLLDCATRLAAQAFLSALPALFVVAVFTPAAVRDGLVRSLRKELGLQGAAAQSVQQLLGTAHHEDTGFGVIGALVTLLSATALSRAMQRVCERCWELPKSGTRVAAWRWLVWLLVWLVYLVFQTPVREGFGLGAWLGVPLIFLASTVLWWWTQHLLLGARVRWLPLLPGALLCGVAVVVIGVASRIYLPSAMSRSIGQFGPYGVVFTSLSWLIVGFTGVTLAIALGRVVAEEEPIAELLGSRTEPGRWGGPRS, from the coding sequence GTGAGCGAGCAGCCGAGCGAGCAGCCTCCCGAGCGGCGGACCCCTCCGCCGGAAGGTCCGGCACCCCGGCGGACGGACCGGTGGAAGCAGCGGTCGACCGCCCTGGCCGGTTCGGCGCGCGAGCTGCCCCAACAGGTCCCGCTGGTGGGCCGCGCCCTGCGCCAGCTGCTCCGGGTGAACCTGCTCGACTGCGCGACCCGGCTGGCCGCCCAGGCCTTCCTGAGCGCCCTGCCCGCACTGTTCGTGGTCGCGGTGTTCACCCCCGCGGCCGTCCGGGACGGGCTGGTGCGCTCGCTGCGCAAGGAGCTGGGGCTCCAGGGCGCGGCCGCGCAGTCCGTCCAGCAGCTGCTCGGGACGGCCCACCACGAGGACACCGGCTTCGGGGTGATCGGCGCGCTGGTGACCCTGCTCTCGGCGACGGCCCTCAGCCGGGCGATGCAGCGGGTCTGCGAGCGCTGCTGGGAGCTGCCCAAGTCGGGCACCAGGGTGGCGGCCTGGCGCTGGCTGGTCTGGCTGCTGGTCTGGCTGGTCTACCTGGTGTTCCAGACCCCGGTCCGGGAGGGCTTCGGCCTGGGCGCCTGGCTCGGCGTCCCGCTGATCTTCCTGGCGTCGACGGTGCTCTGGTGGTGGACCCAGCACCTGCTGCTGGGCGCCCGGGTGCGCTGGCTGCCGCTGTTGCCGGGGGCGCTGCTGTGCGGGGTGGCCGTGGTCGTGATCGGGGTGGCCTCGCGGATCTACCTGCCGAGCGCGATGAGTCGCAGCATCGGCCAGTTCGGCCCCTACGGTGTGGTGTTCACCTCGTTGTCCTGGCTGATCGTGGGCTTCACCGGGGTGACCCTGGCGATCGCGCTGGGCCGGGTGGTCGCCGAGGAGGAGCCGATCGCCGAGCTGCTGGGCTCGCGCACCGAACCGGGCCGGTGGGGCGGTCCGCGCTCCTGA
- a CDS encoding GPP34 family phosphoprotein, whose amino-acid sequence MGKSRRTVPEELLLLALDPATGTTAQPQTLDLGLAGAQLVELSLAGRIVPEGDRIAVVLPRPTGDPTLDHALELLRRRGSPVRATHWIGGPRLGLRQTYLAHLERCGMVTAVPGQVCGVLPTIRYQASDDCTNAAIKQRLDTAIRTGVPPDPRTAALAALAHSVGLGKHLYPGNEGRSSRSRLRDLIRYDPLGGMVAHAVMDVQNGLPSQQNRSAQATAAPSGSGGRAGQRSVAGRGSGGGRVAASRVGVR is encoded by the coding sequence ATGGGCAAGAGCCGCAGAACTGTTCCCGAGGAACTCTTGCTGCTCGCTTTGGACCCGGCCACGGGCACCACTGCGCAGCCGCAGACCCTCGACCTCGGACTCGCCGGGGCACAGCTCGTCGAGCTGTCCCTGGCCGGACGGATCGTTCCTGAGGGTGACCGGATCGCCGTGGTGCTCCCACGGCCGACCGGTGACCCGACACTCGACCACGCACTCGAGCTGCTGCGACGACGCGGCAGCCCGGTCCGCGCCACGCACTGGATCGGCGGGCCCCGGCTGGGGCTGCGGCAGACCTACCTGGCACACCTGGAGCGCTGCGGCATGGTGACCGCCGTGCCCGGTCAGGTGTGCGGGGTGCTGCCCACGATCCGCTACCAGGCGTCGGACGACTGCACCAACGCCGCGATCAAGCAGCGACTGGACACCGCGATCCGCACCGGCGTGCCGCCGGACCCGCGGACGGCCGCGCTCGCCGCCCTGGCGCACTCGGTCGGTCTGGGCAAGCACCTGTACCCGGGCAACGAGGGCCGGTCCTCGCGGTCCAGGTTGCGCGATCTGATCCGCTACGACCCGCTGGGCGGGATGGTCGCGCACGCCGTGATGGACGTGCAGAACGGTCTGCCGAGCCAGCAGAACCGTTCCGCCCAGGCAACTGCGGCGCCGTCGGGCTCGGGAGGCCGGGCCGGTCAGCGCTCGGTGGCCGGGCGCGGCAGCGGCGGCGGCCGGGTCGCGGCGTCCCGCGTCGGCGTCCGCTGA
- a CDS encoding helix-turn-helix transcriptional regulator: MSANINPTVRRRRLGSELRKLRDAAGMTAEEVAGRLMVSQSKISRLENGRRSISQRDVRDLCDVYSVTDEAMRASLMEMARESRQRGWWHDFNDMPTPYSVYIGLEAEASSIRAYESSFVPGLLQTEQYAQAVVEGTQPDTDALSVQRRVQVRMKRQDRVNGENPLGSLWTVIDEAVLRREVGSKEVMAHQLKHMLELSQRPNITIQVIPFSHGAHPGMTGTFSLLEFPESADSTVVYFEGVTSDLYLEKEADVRRYTSLYDHLRAAALGVAETRSLIADIEEGYHR, translated from the coding sequence GTGTCCGCGAACATCAATCCCACGGTGCGCCGTCGACGCCTCGGCTCGGAGCTGCGCAAGCTCCGGGACGCGGCGGGGATGACCGCGGAGGAGGTCGCCGGCCGGCTGATGGTCTCCCAGTCCAAGATCAGCCGCCTGGAGAACGGCCGCCGCAGCATCAGCCAGCGCGACGTCCGCGACCTGTGCGACGTCTACAGCGTCACCGACGAGGCGATGCGGGCCAGTCTGATGGAGATGGCCCGGGAGTCCCGCCAGCGCGGCTGGTGGCACGACTTCAACGACATGCCCACCCCGTACAGCGTCTACATCGGGCTGGAGGCCGAGGCCTCGTCGATCCGCGCGTACGAGTCCTCCTTCGTGCCCGGGCTGCTGCAGACCGAGCAGTACGCCCAGGCCGTGGTCGAGGGCACCCAGCCGGACACCGACGCGCTCTCCGTCCAGCGCCGGGTGCAGGTCCGGATGAAGCGCCAGGACCGGGTCAACGGCGAGAACCCGCTGGGCAGTCTGTGGACGGTGATAGACGAGGCGGTGCTGCGCCGGGAGGTCGGCAGCAAGGAGGTGATGGCCCACCAGCTGAAGCACATGCTGGAGCTGAGCCAGCGCCCCAACATCACGATCCAGGTCATACCGTTCTCGCACGGTGCCCACCCCGGAATGACCGGGACATTCTCCCTGCTGGAGTTCCCGGAGTCAGCCGATTCGACGGTTGTCTACTTCGAAGGGGTGACGAGCGATCTCTACCTGGAGAAGGAGGCCGACGTGCGCCGCTATACCAGTCTCTACGACCACCTGCGGGCGGCCGCGCTCGGGGTGGCGGAGACCCGCTCACTGATAGCCGACATTGAAGAGGGATACCACCGATGA